A window of Verrucomicrobiota bacterium JB022 contains these coding sequences:
- a CDS encoding DUF2254 domain-containing protein, with protein sequence MSRFLWIISQLSSRLWVNASLYGVVAVITPLLAILLKQFIPFDLPQKIGADSVGSILNILATSMLSVTIFSLSTMVAAYGAATSNVTPRATQLLIEDKLSHRALSTFLGAFIFSIVGIVTLQTGVYGEKGRLILFVVTIGVIVMIVVALLSWIEYLARLGRVTETIDRVERAATVALETRLRTPYLGGVPLLQDDAIPADAVPVAAETVAYVQHIDMPHLAATAQEYGVDIYVAALPGKFLDATLPLAHVRGELAGEEVWAEIRRGFIMGHTRSFRQDPRFGLAVLHEIAIRALSPAINDPGTAIQVIGTGVRILSRWAERKKLVAPEGERIYQRVYVPPLKADDMFDDFFPPIARDGATSPEVQIRLQKAFAALARTGDAELIRYSHEHAAQALARAEQALTFAADKERLQEVAQWRAL encoded by the coding sequence ATGTCGCGCTTTCTCTGGATCATCTCGCAGCTCTCGTCGCGCCTTTGGGTGAACGCCAGCCTCTATGGCGTAGTGGCGGTGATCACGCCGCTACTGGCCATCCTGCTCAAGCAGTTCATCCCCTTCGACTTGCCGCAGAAGATCGGGGCCGACTCGGTGGGCTCCATCCTCAACATCCTCGCGACCAGCATGCTCTCGGTCACGATCTTCTCGCTCAGCACGATGGTGGCAGCGTATGGGGCGGCCACCAGCAACGTCACCCCGCGCGCCACCCAGCTGCTGATCGAAGACAAGCTCTCGCATCGCGCGCTCTCCACCTTCCTCGGCGCTTTCATCTTCAGCATCGTAGGCATCGTCACCCTCCAGACGGGAGTCTATGGAGAAAAGGGGCGGCTGATCCTCTTCGTCGTCACGATCGGTGTGATCGTAATGATCGTCGTAGCCCTCTTGAGCTGGATCGAATACCTCGCGCGGCTCGGCCGTGTTACCGAAACGATCGACCGCGTGGAGCGGGCGGCGACCGTAGCCCTCGAAACCCGTCTGCGCACACCCTACCTCGGCGGCGTGCCGTTATTACAAGATGATGCCATTCCCGCCGACGCCGTGCCGGTGGCGGCCGAAACCGTCGCCTACGTCCAGCACATCGACATGCCGCACCTCGCGGCGACGGCCCAGGAATATGGCGTCGACATCTACGTGGCTGCCTTACCCGGTAAATTCCTCGACGCCACCCTCCCTTTGGCACACGTGCGGGGCGAACTCGCCGGCGAAGAGGTGTGGGCGGAGATCCGGCGCGGCTTCATCATGGGCCACACGCGCTCCTTCCGCCAGGATCCGCGCTTTGGGCTCGCCGTGCTGCATGAGATCGCCATCCGCGCCCTCTCCCCGGCCATCAACGATCCGGGCACGGCAATCCAGGTCATCGGCACAGGCGTGCGTATCCTGTCCCGCTGGGCCGAGCGCAAGAAGCTGGTCGCCCCCGAAGGGGAACGCATTTACCAGCGCGTCTACGTGCCACCACTCAAGGCCGACGACATGTTCGACGACTTTTTCCCGCCCATCGCACGCGACGGTGCCACCTCCCCCGAGGTGCAGATCCGCCTCCAAAAGGCCTTCGCCGCCCTCGCCCGCACGGGAGACGCCGAACTCATCCGCTACTCCCACGAGCACGCCGCCCAAGCCCTCGCACGCGCCGAGCAAGCCCTCACCTTCGCCGCCGATAAGGAACGGTTGCAGGAAGTGGCGCAGTGGAGAGCGCTCTAA
- the gyrA gene encoding DNA gyrase subunit A, translated as MYSANEKLTPTNITEVMERAYIDYSMSVIISRALPDARDGLKPVQRRILYAMIRQGMLHNRQFHKCAKVVGDVIGNYHPHGDQAVYDTLVRLAQNWVMRTPLIDPQGNFGSIDNDPPAAYRYTECRLTSAAEALLQDLDENTVDFVPNYNEEVTEPSVLPSSLPSLLMNGSTGIAVGMTTNIPPHNLGELIDGTITLIDNPQLELDELMKIIKGPDFPTGGSILGSSGIDSYMRTGRGIVRMRGVVHTEEIKGGKEQLVITEIPYNVNRANLVSKIAELVQQKTIEGVSDLRDESDENTRIVIELKRGEIPRVIVNKLFKHTPLESSFGVILLALVNRRPKEMNIKELLEVYIEHRREVIRRRTEFRKAKAEARAHILEGYLIALDNLDDFVRIIRASANREEARERLMERYPITERQANAILDMRLYQLTGLERDKIQAEYDELMRLIAELREILENEPKLLAVIKDELKIMRDKYATPRKTQFVDDSGEFRMEDLIVNEGCIITVSRKGFIKRTKVSDYRSQKRGGKGIIGSGAHDDDFVERLFTASTHDYMMFFMNSGRVYVEKVYDIPEGTRVAKGRSLANVLEMQKDETVAAMIPIKDFEAADWHLVMATRKGIVKKTALVDYRNFRKGGIIGINIDEGDALIGVQLVRPQDELVMVTRRGMSIRFNAEEQLRPMGRATRGVKGITLKDDDDSVVTIEVIDPEAKLLIAGANGQGKRTEFEEYRVQNRGGSGIIAIRTEAVVGALSVRDEDEIMLLTRSGQSIRCPVNGIRVVGRSTMGVRLMNLAQGDKLIGISRVVQVEEEEA; from the coding sequence ATGTATTCTGCGAATGAAAAGCTGACCCCGACGAACATCACCGAGGTGATGGAGCGGGCCTATATCGACTATTCGATGTCGGTGATCATCAGTCGGGCGCTGCCGGACGCACGCGACGGGCTCAAGCCGGTGCAGCGACGCATCCTCTACGCCATGATCCGGCAAGGGATGCTCCACAACCGCCAGTTCCACAAGTGCGCCAAGGTCGTCGGCGATGTGATCGGTAACTACCACCCGCATGGTGACCAGGCCGTCTACGACACCCTCGTGCGCCTCGCGCAAAACTGGGTCATGCGCACTCCGTTGATCGACCCGCAAGGCAACTTCGGCAGTATCGACAACGACCCGCCCGCCGCCTACCGCTATACCGAGTGTCGCCTCACCTCCGCCGCCGAAGCCCTCTTGCAGGACCTCGACGAAAACACGGTCGACTTCGTCCCCAACTACAATGAGGAAGTGACCGAGCCGAGCGTGCTACCCAGCTCCCTGCCCTCGCTGTTGATGAACGGCTCGACGGGTATCGCGGTCGGCATGACGACCAACATCCCGCCGCACAACCTCGGCGAGTTGATCGACGGCACCATTACCTTGATCGACAACCCGCAGCTCGAACTCGACGAGCTGATGAAGATCATCAAGGGGCCCGACTTCCCCACCGGCGGCAGCATCCTCGGCAGCAGCGGCATCGACAGCTACATGCGCACCGGCCGCGGCATCGTGCGCATGCGCGGCGTCGTGCACACCGAAGAGATCAAGGGCGGCAAGGAACAGCTCGTCATCACCGAGATCCCCTACAACGTCAACCGCGCCAACCTCGTCTCCAAGATCGCCGAACTCGTCCAGCAAAAGACGATCGAAGGCGTGAGCGACCTGCGTGACGAGTCCGACGAAAACACACGCATCGTGATCGAGCTCAAGCGCGGCGAAATCCCCCGCGTGATCGTCAACAAGCTCTTCAAGCACACCCCGCTCGAAAGCTCGTTTGGCGTTATCCTGCTCGCGCTCGTCAACCGCCGCCCGAAGGAGATGAACATCAAGGAGCTGCTCGAAGTCTACATCGAGCACCGCCGCGAAGTCATCCGCCGCCGCACCGAGTTTCGCAAGGCCAAGGCCGAAGCCCGCGCGCACATCCTCGAAGGCTACCTGATCGCGCTCGACAACCTCGACGACTTCGTGCGCATCATTCGTGCCTCCGCCAATCGCGAAGAGGCCCGCGAGCGCCTGATGGAGCGCTACCCCATCACCGAGCGCCAGGCCAACGCGATCCTCGACATGCGCCTCTACCAGCTCACCGGGCTGGAGCGCGACAAGATCCAGGCCGAATACGACGAGCTGATGCGCCTCATCGCCGAGCTGCGCGAGATCCTCGAAAACGAGCCCAAGCTGCTTGCCGTGATCAAGGACGAGCTGAAGATCATGCGCGACAAGTACGCCACCCCGCGCAAGACCCAGTTTGTCGACGACAGCGGCGAATTCCGCATGGAAGACCTCATCGTCAACGAAGGCTGCATCATCACCGTCTCGCGCAAGGGCTTCATCAAGCGCACCAAGGTGAGCGACTACCGCAGCCAGAAGCGCGGCGGCAAGGGCATCATCGGCTCCGGCGCGCACGACGACGACTTTGTCGAGCGCCTCTTCACCGCCAGCACGCACGACTACATGATGTTCTTCATGAACAGCGGTCGCGTCTATGTGGAGAAGGTCTACGACATCCCCGAAGGCACCCGCGTGGCCAAGGGCCGCAGCCTCGCCAACGTCCTTGAGATGCAGAAAGACGAGACCGTGGCTGCGATGATCCCGATCAAGGATTTCGAAGCGGCCGACTGGCACCTCGTGATGGCCACCCGCAAGGGCATCGTGAAGAAGACGGCGCTGGTCGACTACCGCAACTTCCGCAAGGGCGGCATCATCGGCATCAACATCGACGAAGGTGACGCCCTCATCGGCGTGCAGCTCGTGCGCCCGCAAGACGAGCTGGTCATGGTCACCCGCCGCGGCATGAGCATCCGCTTCAACGCCGAAGAGCAACTGCGCCCAATGGGCCGCGCGACCCGGGGCGTCAAGGGCATCACGCTCAAGGACGACGACGACTCCGTCGTGACGATCGAAGTCATCGACCCCGAAGCCAAGCTGCTCATCGCCGGCGCCAACGGCCAAGGCAAGCGCACCGAGTTCGAGGAATACCGCGTGCAGAACCGTGGCGGCTCCGGCATCATCGCCATCCGCACCGAAGCCGTGGTCGGCGCCCTCAGCGTGCGCGACGAAGACGAAATCATGCTCCTGACCCGTAGCGGCCAATCCATCCGCTGCCCCGTCAACGGCATCCGCGTCGTCGGCCGCAGCACCATGGGCGTGCGCCTGATGAACCTCGCCCAAGGCGACAAGCTCATCGGCATCTCCCGCGTCGTCCAGGTCGAGGAAGAAGAAGCCTAA
- a CDS encoding GxxExxY protein — protein sequence MIAKQASHQELSAAILKAAYSVHTALGPGLLESLYEQCLAYELTTQGFKCERQKLVKVRYRDLVLEHTLKCDLIVNNAIIVELKAVEAIIPIHKAQIMSYMKLLNLEVGLLLNFHEVSLKNGIHRLYLNEKQHSF from the coding sequence GTGATTGCGAAACAAGCATCCCATCAGGAACTTAGCGCTGCGATTCTGAAAGCAGCTTATAGCGTTCACACCGCGCTGGGGCCTGGGCTGCTCGAATCTCTTTACGAGCAATGTCTCGCCTACGAATTGACCACTCAAGGTTTTAAATGCGAACGACAGAAGCTGGTAAAAGTTCGTTATCGGGACTTGGTCTTGGAACACACTCTGAAGTGCGACTTGATTGTGAATAATGCAATCATCGTAGAACTAAAAGCTGTCGAAGCCATCATACCAATTCATAAAGCACAAATCATGAGCTATATGAAGCTATTAAACCTAGAGGTAGGCCTTCTGCTGAATTTTCACGAAGTCTCGCTCAAAAACGGAATCCACCGTCTCTACCTGAACGAAAAGCAGCACTCTTTTTAA
- the gyrB gene encoding DNA topoisomerase (ATP-hydrolyzing) subunit B — translation MSTDTANKGSYDASQIQKLEGLEGVRKRPDMYIGDTNERGLHHCVFEIVDNSIDEALAGYCDTIKVTLHGEGSVSVEDNGRGVPVDIHPKYNMPALELVMTNLHAGGKFGKGAYQVSGGLHGVGAKCVNALSEWFEVEVSRDGKVHHMAFSRGKTTEKLSVIGATKKNGTKISWLPDPEIFQTTLDYKYDLLAKRLRELAFLNPGITIMIQDDRSGKQEQFLFRDGLAEYVRYLNRGKTVLHDDPIAFNGEAPANEANIEGAKIMVDIALQYNDTFNDQIFSYANSIHNFEGGTHLSGFRTALTRVINNYGKANGILKEKDPSLSGDDVREGLTAVISVKVPEPRFEGQTKTKLSNGEVDGIVQKIVGEKLKYIFETDPNLAKKIISKSLNAARAREAARKARETVRKGALSSGGLPGKLADCSEKDPSICEVFIVEGDSAGGSAKQGRDRRYQAILPIRGKLLNVEKARLDKVLNNNEIRAIITAMGTGIGDHEGDGSFDATKARYHKIIIMTDADVDGAHISTLLLTFLYRQMRGLIENGYVYMAQPPLYKIKRKKREQYIDNDDQLNRILIELGSEDVTLLRLRDQHQFPGAKVDKIVENLAYLERLGNGVSRYGCTLDRFLDQHDADHVLPKYLVRIRTGNEEKFVFLKNEEERTRFITAEGIEDAYAETIVRMVPTEDGSGKNRMVNQRLSIHEIFEGTAMTKVMREMARLGLSVEKWSRDSEARYHLFENYGMEKKETKLELFSILDLLPAIRELGRRGLSIQRYKGLGEMNPKQLYETTMNPETRRLLKVNIDDAAKAELTFTMLMGDDVPSRRAFIEDNALNATNLDI, via the coding sequence ATGAGTACCGACACAGCGAACAAAGGCTCCTACGACGCCTCACAAATTCAAAAGCTTGAAGGCCTCGAGGGGGTGCGCAAGCGGCCCGATATGTATATCGGCGACACCAATGAACGGGGCTTGCACCACTGCGTTTTTGAGATCGTGGACAACTCGATCGACGAGGCCTTGGCCGGTTATTGCGACACGATCAAGGTAACGCTCCATGGAGAAGGCTCCGTCAGCGTGGAAGACAACGGGCGCGGAGTCCCGGTCGACATCCACCCCAAGTACAACATGCCCGCCCTCGAGCTGGTGATGACCAACCTCCACGCGGGCGGCAAGTTCGGCAAGGGCGCCTATCAGGTGTCCGGCGGTCTGCACGGCGTGGGCGCGAAGTGCGTGAATGCCCTTTCCGAATGGTTCGAGGTGGAAGTCAGCCGCGACGGCAAGGTGCACCACATGGCCTTCAGCCGCGGCAAGACCACCGAGAAGCTGAGCGTGATCGGGGCGACCAAAAAGAATGGCACCAAGATCAGCTGGCTGCCCGACCCGGAGATTTTCCAGACGACGCTGGATTACAAATACGACCTGCTGGCCAAGCGCCTGCGCGAGCTCGCCTTCCTCAACCCTGGCATCACCATCATGATCCAGGACGACCGCAGCGGCAAGCAGGAGCAGTTCCTCTTCCGCGACGGCCTGGCCGAATACGTCCGCTACCTCAATCGTGGCAAGACGGTGCTGCACGACGACCCGATCGCCTTCAATGGCGAAGCCCCGGCCAACGAGGCCAACATCGAGGGTGCCAAGATCATGGTCGATATCGCGCTGCAGTACAACGACACGTTCAATGACCAGATTTTCTCCTACGCCAACTCGATCCACAACTTCGAGGGCGGCACGCACTTGAGCGGTTTCCGCACCGCCCTGACGCGCGTGATCAACAATTACGGCAAGGCCAACGGCATCCTGAAGGAGAAGGACCCGAGCCTGAGCGGCGACGACGTGCGCGAAGGCCTCACGGCGGTCATCTCCGTCAAAGTGCCGGAGCCCCGCTTCGAGGGTCAGACGAAGACGAAGCTCTCCAACGGCGAAGTCGATGGCATCGTGCAGAAGATCGTGGGCGAAAAGCTCAAGTACATCTTCGAGACCGATCCCAACCTCGCAAAGAAGATCATCAGCAAGTCGCTCAATGCCGCTCGCGCCCGGGAAGCCGCCCGCAAGGCCCGCGAAACCGTCCGCAAAGGCGCGCTCTCGAGCGGTGGCCTGCCCGGCAAGCTGGCCGACTGCTCCGAGAAGGACCCGTCGATCTGCGAAGTGTTCATCGTGGAGGGTGACTCGGCCGGTGGCTCCGCCAAACAGGGCCGCGACCGCCGTTATCAGGCGATCCTGCCCATCCGGGGCAAGCTGCTCAATGTCGAGAAGGCCCGCCTGGACAAGGTGCTCAACAACAACGAAATTCGCGCCATCATTACGGCGATGGGTACGGGTATTGGCGACCACGAGGGCGACGGCTCGTTCGACGCCACCAAGGCGCGCTACCACAAGATCATCATCATGACGGACGCCGATGTCGACGGCGCCCACATCAGCACGCTGCTCCTCACCTTCCTCTACCGCCAGATGCGCGGCCTGATCGAGAACGGCTACGTCTACATGGCCCAGCCGCCCCTCTACAAGATCAAGCGCAAGAAGCGCGAGCAGTACATCGACAACGACGACCAGCTCAACCGGATCCTGATCGAGCTGGGCTCGGAAGATGTGACGCTGCTGCGCCTGCGCGACCAGCACCAGTTCCCCGGTGCAAAGGTCGACAAGATCGTGGAAAACCTCGCCTACCTCGAGCGCCTGGGCAATGGTGTGAGCCGCTACGGCTGCACGCTCGACCGTTTCCTCGATCAGCACGACGCCGACCACGTCTTGCCCAAGTACCTCGTGCGCATCCGCACCGGTAATGAAGAAAAGTTTGTCTTCCTCAAGAACGAGGAAGAGCGCACCCGCTTCATCACCGCCGAGGGCATCGAAGACGCCTACGCCGAGACGATCGTGCGCATGGTACCGACCGAAGACGGCTCGGGCAAAAACCGCATGGTCAATCAGCGCCTGAGCATCCACGAAATCTTCGAAGGCACCGCCATGACCAAGGTGATGCGCGAAATGGCCCGCCTCGGCCTCTCCGTCGAAAAGTGGAGCCGCGACAGCGAAGCACGCTACCACCTCTTCGAAAACTACGGCATGGAGAAGAAGGAGACCAAGCTGGAACTCTTCAGCATCCTCGACCTGCTGCCCGCCATCCGCGAGCTCGGCCGCCGCGGCCTCAGCATCCAGCGCTACAAGGGTCTCGGTGAGATGAACCCGAAGCAGCTCTACGAAACCACCATGAACCCGGAAACCCGCCGCCTCCTGAAGGTGAACATCGACGACGCCGCCAAGGCCGAACTCACGTTTACCATGCTCATGGGCGACGACGTCCCCTCCCGCCGCGCCTTCATCGAAGACAACGCGCTGAACGCTACCAACCTCGATATTTAA
- a CDS encoding recombination protein O N-terminal domain-containing protein: protein MASAERTFEVLVLGREPGGEAHLRTWCLEREDGRMMLLQRMAKRKNQPLAALDLFDHAEAHLDRRKGSGPGFLKDAIHIARHPELAQHYPSFQAAAQWNRWVRDNVPDGQPVPELFELTLQTWRALIRSRKPTLVLLKALFRWTRAEGYPVNEGWLARLPDEERAEAYHWLAHPLSELEAVEDAHAKASLQSLQRFLTYEAELRLAD from the coding sequence ATGGCCTCTGCCGAGCGCACCTTCGAAGTGCTGGTGCTGGGTCGCGAGCCCGGTGGCGAGGCCCATTTGCGCACCTGGTGCCTAGAGCGGGAAGATGGGCGCATGATGCTGCTGCAGCGCATGGCCAAACGCAAAAACCAGCCGCTGGCCGCGCTCGACCTCTTCGACCATGCGGAGGCTCACCTCGACCGGCGCAAGGGTAGCGGCCCCGGCTTTCTCAAGGACGCGATCCACATCGCGCGTCACCCCGAGCTGGCCCAGCACTACCCGTCCTTTCAAGCCGCGGCGCAGTGGAATCGTTGGGTGCGCGACAACGTGCCCGACGGCCAGCCGGTGCCGGAGTTGTTCGAGCTGACCCTCCAGACCTGGCGTGCGCTGATCCGCAGCCGCAAGCCGACGCTCGTGCTGCTAAAGGCGCTCTTTCGCTGGACCCGTGCCGAGGGCTACCCTGTCAACGAAGGTTGGCTGGCACGGCTGCCGGACGAAGAGCGGGCGGAGGCCTACCACTGGCTGGCCCATCCGCTGAGCGAGCTGGAAGCGGTGGAAGATGCGCACGCTAAGGCATCTCTTCAGAGCCTGCAGAGGTTTCTCACCTACGAGGCAGAGCTACGACTTGCCGATTAG
- a CDS encoding DUF502 domain-containing protein — MLLKPLRNWFISGLLLLAPVGVTLFVFNLLIKRVGVPVREMFDDFIRPNYLANPFVELGLNIASVFLVVLMVAILGWFSQLLLGRFLVNTFERIVDRLPVVRSLYNSVKQIRDTFVQQQKAVFQKAVLIEYPRKGVWVLGFLTSDGRGEVQHKTEAQLINIFVPTTPNPTSGFLLMVPSEEVIELEMSIADAMKVIISGGAVVPRYDPVTGESIPAPAPVLPSTPNKSHHK; from the coding sequence ATGCTTTTGAAGCCGCTGCGCAATTGGTTCATCTCCGGCCTGCTTTTGCTCGCCCCGGTCGGCGTCACCCTTTTTGTCTTCAACCTCCTCATCAAGCGCGTGGGCGTGCCGGTGCGGGAGATGTTCGACGATTTCATCCGGCCGAATTACCTGGCGAATCCCTTCGTCGAGCTAGGCCTCAACATCGCGTCGGTCTTCCTCGTGGTGCTGATGGTGGCGATCCTCGGCTGGTTCTCGCAACTGCTGCTCGGTCGCTTCCTCGTCAACACCTTCGAGCGGATCGTCGACAGGCTGCCGGTGGTGCGCAGCCTCTACAACTCGGTCAAGCAGATCCGCGACACGTTTGTACAGCAGCAGAAGGCCGTCTTCCAGAAGGCGGTGCTGATCGAATACCCGCGCAAGGGCGTGTGGGTGCTCGGCTTTCTCACCAGCGACGGGCGGGGCGAAGTGCAGCACAAGACCGAGGCGCAGCTGATCAACATCTTTGTGCCCACCACGCCCAACCCCACCAGCGGCTTTCTGCTCATGGTGCCGAGCGAGGAAGTGATCGAACTGGAGATGTCGATCGCCGACGCCATGAAGGTCATCATATCGGGCGGCGCGGTCGTGCCCCGTTATGATCCAGTGACGGGCGAGAGTATCCCCGCCCCGGCCCCCGTTTTGCCCTCCACGCCCAACAAATCGCACCACAAGTAG
- the ybeY gene encoding rRNA maturation RNase YbeY → MPRLVEVVNRVHGLELVEEDFAAIVHRLDELGDWTVPDGDLSVALIDEEECGQLHGDFFDDPSVTDVMTFPGEEEDYAGDIAICLPFAAEEAPQHGFTLRQEVTLYLVHGWLHLAGLRDDTPENTQAMRAAEARCLEVIGQEQLWPELRWNS, encoded by the coding sequence ATGCCCCGCCTTGTCGAAGTAGTGAACCGCGTCCACGGCCTGGAGCTGGTCGAAGAAGATTTCGCCGCCATCGTCCACCGCCTGGACGAGCTGGGCGACTGGACCGTGCCCGATGGCGACCTGAGTGTCGCCCTGATCGACGAAGAGGAGTGCGGCCAACTGCATGGCGACTTTTTCGACGACCCGAGCGTGACCGATGTCATGACCTTCCCGGGCGAAGAAGAAGACTACGCAGGCGACATCGCGATCTGCCTGCCCTTCGCCGCCGAAGAGGCTCCGCAGCACGGCTTTACCCTGCGCCAGGAGGTAACGCTCTACCTCGTGCATGGTTGGCTGCATCTCGCTGGCCTGCGCGACGACACGCCCGAAAACACCCAGGCCATGCGCGCCGCCGAAGCCCGCTGCCTCGAAGTGATCGGCCAGGAACAGCTCTGGCCCGAGCTGCGCTGGAATAGCTGA